In the Terriglobus sp. RCC_193 genome, ACCTGCTGGAGCATGTTCATTTTCAGCGGCTGGGGTTGAAAAAGGTGCTCGCCGTAGTTGTTACTCGCAGTGGCGCTGTGCGTGATCGTGTGTTGCTACTGGAGCGCGATCTTTCCATGAACGATCTGGAAACGGCATCGCGCTATTTGAACGAGAACTTCCGCGGGTGGAGCGTAGAGCGTATCCGCGCGGAGATTGTCGTGCGTGCGGAATGCGAACGCAGCGAGTATCAGCGGTTGTTACAGGCGGCGGAGGAGTTATGGTCGCGTGCTGTGCCGGACGACCGATCGCTGGAGCAGAGCGTCTATGTGGAGGGCGTCTCAAATTTGCTGGGCACCGCCGATAAAGACAGTGCGCGTCTCCGCGAGATGCTGGCAGCATTGGAAGCCAAGGAGCGTGTCGTCGCTCTGCTGGCAGCATATGTCGATTCGGAAGAGCGTAGCGTACGCGTGATCTTCAACATGGAAGAACGCGTGCCTGAGATGCAGGGCATGGTACTGGTGGCAGCGCCTGCGGTAGTGGATGGAACGGTGCGCGGCACCGTGGGTGTGCTGGCAACACAGCGTATGCATTACGAGAACACGATCAATGCAGTGGGCTATGTGGCGCAGATGTTCGCACAAGCCGGAAATGATTCCGGCGAACAGTCGTAAAGCGAACCGACACCTTTCGTAAGACAGGCTTTGAAATGTTTTCAGATCGATACAGGAAGTGGATGGGCATGAAGGGAACAGAAGAGACAACCGCCGCAACGGATCAGGAGATGGTGAACGCAGCGGAAGCGGAAGAGAGCAACACCGTCGTAGAAGCGGAGGCTGCTACCGTGTCGCAGAACGAGTATGACCAGATCAAGGGCGAGCGCGATCAGTATGCCGATCGGTTGGCGCGTCTGCAGGCGGAGTTTGACAACGCCCGCAAGCGCGAAGCGAAGGAACGCGCGGAGTTTCGCGATTACGCCGTGGGCAACGCTGCGGAAGGATTCCTGGGCGTGCTGGATAACTTCCAGCTCGCGCTGAAGTCAACGGGATCGCCGGAGCAGTTTCGAGCGGGTATTGAACTCATCGCGAAGCAGCTGGATGATGCAGTGCGTAACCTTGGCGTGACGGCGGTAGAAACGGTGGGTCAGCAGTTTGATCCGCGCACCATGGAGGCGCTTGGCTCCGTGGAAACGGCCGAGCACCCGGACGATGCCGTGATAGACGAAATTCGTAAGGGCTACCGCATCAAGGAGCGCCTACTGCGCCCCGCGTTGGTGCGTGTGGCGAAGAACAACCAGTCGCATCAGGCGTAAACATTGCAGTTGTGCAGCAAGGGATTGAGAGGAAACTTTGGCAGGAGCCACGGTGAAAGCTGATTACTACGAGGTATTGCAGGTCACAAGGACGGCGACCGATCAGGAAATTAAGACTTCCTATCGCAAGCTGGCCATGCAGTTCCATCCAGACCGCAATCCCGGCGACAAGGCGGCGGAAGAGAAGTTCAAGGAGTGTAGCGAAGCCTACGGCATCCTGAGTGATCCGCAAAAGCGCGCAGCGTATGACCGTTATGGTCATGCAGGTTTTGGCGGCGCTGCGTCGCAGGGTGGTGGATTCCCCGGTGGCTTTGGTGGCTTCAGCGGCGACCCGCAGGACCTGGGCGATATCTTCGGCGATATCTTTGGCGAGATGTTTGGTGGGGGGGGCGGTGGACGTCGTCAGTCGCGTGCACAGCGTGGCCGCGATCTGAAGTACGACCTGACCATGGAGTTTGAAGAAGCGGTCTTCGGCAAAGAGCAGGAGATCAAGATCAGGCGCCAGGAAACCTGCGAGGATTGCAGCGGCACCGGCTCTGCCAACGGCAAGCAGCCTGTGACGTGTTCGCAGTGCCGTGGTGCAGGCCAGGTGCGTTATCAGCAAGGGTTCTTCTCGGTAGCGCGCCCATGCCCCAAGTGCGAAGGCTCGGGTGTAAACGTAACCGATCCGTGCCAGACCTGCCGTGGCGAAAGCCGCGTGGGCCGCGAGCACACCATCCATGTGAAGGTGCCTGCAGGCGTGGAAGATGGCACACGCATTCGCTATCAGGGTGAGGGCGAAGCTGGAAAGCTGGGTGGTCCCGCAGGTGATCTGTATGTAGAACTTCGCGTGAAGGCGCACAAGTTTTTCCAGCGCGATGGCGATGATCTGCACTGCGTGGTGCCGGTCAGCTTCCCGCAGGCTGCGATGGGCGATGAACTTGAAATTGAAACGCTGGAAGGCGTTGCCGTGCTGAAGGTTCCGGAAGGAACGCAGAGCGGCAGGAGCTTCCGCATCAAGGGCAAGGGCGTGCCGCATCTGAACAGCCACGGCAAGGGTGACCTCATCGTGGAGGTTCGCGTGCAGACGCCGAACAAGCTGACCAAGAAGCAGAAGGAGTTGCTGAAGGAACTCAGCGAAACCATGAAGACCGACAATGCACCGCAGTCGCACGGCTTCATGGATCGCATGAAGGAGATGTTCAGCTAACCATGTTGGTGCGCGTGGGACAGATGGCGGTAGCGGTACTCGGCATGGCGCTGATCCTGCATTACGGCATCACGCGCGATCCAGGCTGGGGTGAAACCAGCTCGCTGCATCCCATTATCTGGACCATTCACTGGCCGGCACTTGGAGCAGGTATCTTTTGCCTGCTCGTCACCTTCGTTCTTATTGGTCTGCTCGGCCGCGACGAGTAATACTTCGTTTCAGGAACGCAATGCCGCAGCGATCGCGAGACCCGCGATCGCTGCTGTTTCTGCCCGCAGAATGCGTGGCCCCAGCGTTACATGCTGCCATCCGCTGTCATGAAAGAGTTGCATTTCGTCAGCGGTCCATCCGCCTTCGGGGCCAATCGCCAATGCGATGCTTCCGTTTGCAGGAGCGGCTTCGAGCGCGGCGCGGATGGTGTTTTCTTCTTCTGTTTCTGCCAGTAGCAGCTTCACGTTTGCATCCACCCTCGGAAGAAACTGCTTCAGCGTTACAGGGTCATCGACTTCCGGGACATCCGTGCGGCGTGATTGCTGTGATGCTTCACGGACGATGCGCCGCCATCGCTCCACACGTTTTGCCGCAGCCTGTGCCAGATGTTTCTCCGTGCGCCGAGCGAGCACTGGAGTCATGCGGGCCGCGCCAAGTTCTGTCGCCTTTTCGATCGCCCATTCCAAATGATCGAACTTGAAGATGGCAAGCAGTAGATGGACGGGCAGAGCTACTTCCGCTTCCTGTTCTTCATGAAGCGTGAAGACGACTTCGTCCTCATGAACGCTCTTCACTTCCGCGCGATGCAGAAAGCCATCCGCTACGACATCAAAAATCTGTCCGGGCTGCGCTCGCAGCACACGCGCAAGATGCGCGGCCTGATCGCCGGTGAGTGCTGCTTCGGTACGTTCTTTGTTCCAGGTATCGGCAATCCATCGGCGGCGAGTCATAACTGTTTTAGTGTAGCGAGTGATGCGAATTCATGCGTAAACACAACACGGGGAGCGCTTTCGCGCTCCCCGCTTGAAGTTGCTTTGCCTTGTTGCGTTGCGGCCTTTGCCACCGCTTCGCATTGTGTTGCCGTCTTGCCTACTCTCCCTGAGTGAGAAGACTGCGCGCTGCATTCAAATGTTGCAGCTAACGAATGTATAGAAGCACGTGCGAAGAGTGTCAACAAAAAAGTTTATAAAGCTGCTGCGGCAAGTTTCCTTTGCAGCAAGCATTGGACAAAAGGAAGGGACAAGGCCGTAACTCGCAAGCCTGTTGCGATGCTCCGCTTCGTTCACGAAGTTACACGTCGCTGCGAAGAAAAGGCGTTGCGCAAAGAGGTAGTGCATTGTGATGGATGTTCGTTTATACCCAGTGTTCATGCAGGTTTTCGTTAACACTCGATGATGTTCAATGCGAGTCCGGCGAGCGATGTTTCCTTGTAACGCGACTGCATATCGAGTCCCGTCTGGTACATGGTACGGATCACCTGATCGAGAGAAACCTTGTGTTCGTCCAGCTCGTTCATGGACATACGTGCGGCGTTCACCGCTTTCACTGCGCCCATGCCGTTCCGTTCAATGCACGGGATTTGCACAAGGCCACCGATGGGGTCACAGGTCATGCCGAGGTTGTGTTCCATCGCGATTTCGGCAGCGTGTTCCACCTGAGCGTTGGTTCCATTCAGTGCTGCGACAAGTCCGCCTGCAGCCATGCTGCACGCTACACCAACTTCACCCTGGCATCCAACTTCCGCGCCGGAGATGGATGCATTTTCCTTGTACAAGATGCCGATGGCCGCGGCCGTGAGGAAGTAGCGCAAGAGGCCGTCTTCATTGGCCTCGGGGATGAAGTCCTGGTAGTAACGAGCAACCGCAGGCACCACACCCGCGGCTCCATTTGTCGGTGCCGTTACCACGCGTCCACCCGCGGCATTTTCTTCACTCACTGCCATGGCAAACACGGTGACCCAATCCAAAGGCGCCAGTGGATCGGAGGAACCTTTCTCCTGCAGGCGAGTGGAAAGACGTGGCGCACGCCGGCGTACGTTCAACCCTCCAGGCAATATGCCTTCGTTCAGAACGCCGCGTTGAATGGTGTCGTCCATCACGGCCCATAGGGCCAGCACGCCATTACGTACATCGGTGGCGGCATCGCCGGTGCTTTCCACACGAGGCCGTGGAATCTTCCGGTCATCGATCATCGCGATCTCATTTGCGAAGACCAGTTCGGCGATGGTGATGTTTGCCGCAGCTGCTAACGACAGCAGTTCAGCCGCGCTACGAAAGTTGTAGGGAATAGCACGTGACGATTCCGGAGTGGCAGCGCCGCTCGCCGAGAATCGTTCTGCCGTTACGATGAAGCCGCCGCCAATGGAATAGAACACCTCATCGGCCAGCTTGTTCCCCGCTTCATCAAAGGCGCTGAAACGTATGCCGTTCGGGTGTGTGACCACATCGGCGTTGGGGTACATCTGATCTTTGTGAAAGAGCAGATCACGCTCCCTTTGAAACGCAATGCGCTTCGTTCCACCGAATAACAGGCCGCCTTCCGCAGCTTCTTTCAGAATGGCCTTGTGGTGTGCCGGTTCGATCGTGTCCGGCATCTCGCCTGCGAGGCCTGTCAATACCGCGGAGTCTGTTCCGTGCCCTATGCCGGTCAAAGCCAATGATCCATACAGATCAATCTGTACACGTTGCACGCGATCAAAAACATTCGCTCGTTGCAAGCCACGAAGAAATGCCTGTGCCGCACGCATGGGGGCGACGGTGTGCGAGCTGGAAGGGCCAATGCCGATCTTGAAAAGTTCAAAGAGACTGGTCACAGCGCTATTCTAGGCGTTGTGCGCAGTCTCCTTTGTCCGGTTCCGATGGGCTGGAGTTATTTCTTGCGTTTTGTCGTCGGCGATGTCGCGCCTGGCGTCGTGGTCTGACGGATATAAGCGGCGTTCGCGGTCAGGCGTACGTTCTCCTTGTCATCGTTCATCAATGCCCGCAGAGTAGCCGTAACATCCGCGCCGCGGTAATTGCTGAGTGCTTCAGCAGCACTTAAACGCGCACCGGGGTCTTTCGTTTTGGTGGCTTCAATCAGTGCAATCCTGGCGGGATTCGTGCGTTCCTTGCCGATCTGATAGATCGCGGTAATTTGCGGAGAGACGCCGCCTGGGCCTTTCAGGTAGTTATAGGCTCCCATGCCGATGCCAACCGGTGGTACCAGGATGGCGACGCTTTGCTGCGCAGCAATCTTCATCAGGGCCAATGGGCTATGCAGCGTACGGTTCGCCTGATGTGTACTGTCTTTCCAGAAGTTGTAATCGCCCGAACGCTCACCTTCCGCTACGGCAAGCAGGACGTCTTCTCCCGAAGGATCATTCAGCTTCCACAGTGTGCTGGCTGTTGTGAAGACCACCTTGGGATCCTGATCGTTCAACTGGCTGCGCAGTTCATTGGAAAATACATTGGTGCTGCCGTTCTTCATCAACTCGCCAGCTGCCACAATCGCTGCCAGTCGGACATCAATATCGGGATCATGCAGGCAATTGCCGACCAGTTTCTCTGCGCGGGGCTGACCGCCCAGCAGGGACAGCGCCGAGATGGCCGCAATGCGGGTATCGGTATTTTTCGTCCCGGTGACACCATCGTTCAAACGCGACCATGCGGCTTCGCGCAACATTTGAGGGTTCGTTTCAGCAGGAGGAGCTCCTACC is a window encoding:
- a CDS encoding L-serine ammonia-lyase, which translates into the protein MTSLFELFKIGIGPSSSHTVAPMRAAQAFLRGLQRANVFDRVQRVQIDLYGSLALTGIGHGTDSAVLTGLAGEMPDTIEPAHHKAILKEAAEGGLLFGGTKRIAFQRERDLLFHKDQMYPNADVVTHPNGIRFSAFDEAGNKLADEVFYSIGGGFIVTAERFSASGAATPESSRAIPYNFRSAAELLSLAAAANITIAELVFANEIAMIDDRKIPRPRVESTGDAATDVRNGVLALWAVMDDTIQRGVLNEGILPGGLNVRRRAPRLSTRLQEKGSSDPLAPLDWVTVFAMAVSEENAAGGRVVTAPTNGAAGVVPAVARYYQDFIPEANEDGLLRYFLTAAAIGILYKENASISGAEVGCQGEVGVACSMAAGGLVAALNGTNAQVEHAAEIAMEHNLGMTCDPIGGLVQIPCIERNGMGAVKAVNAARMSMNELDEHKVSLDQVIRTMYQTGLDMQSRYKETSLAGLALNIIEC
- the hrcA gene encoding heat-inducible transcriptional repressor HrcA translates to MADLRETGLGLHARQQAILAAAIELYVQTGEPVASQALANISGLSSATVRNVMVELADAGMLEQPHTSAGRIPTARAFRLHVELIRGANRIAPRWLPVESRTQIDAQLQGLGGLGAFFERTPQVLAALSSGVGLALATAQPGDLLEHVHFQRLGLKKVLAVVVTRSGAVRDRVLLLERDLSMNDLETASRYLNENFRGWSVERIRAEIVVRAECERSEYQRLLQAAEELWSRAVPDDRSLEQSVYVEGVSNLLGTADKDSARLREMLAALEAKERVVALLAAYVDSEERSVRVIFNMEERVPEMQGMVLVAAPAVVDGTVRGTVGVLATQRMHYENTINAVGYVAQMFAQAGNDSGEQS
- a CDS encoding nucleotide exchange factor GrpE, with the translated sequence MKGTEETTAATDQEMVNAAEAEESNTVVEAEAATVSQNEYDQIKGERDQYADRLARLQAEFDNARKREAKERAEFRDYAVGNAAEGFLGVLDNFQLALKSTGSPEQFRAGIELIAKQLDDAVRNLGVTAVETVGQQFDPRTMEALGSVETAEHPDDAVIDEIRKGYRIKERLLRPALVRVAKNNQSHQA
- a CDS encoding HEAT repeat domain-containing protein, with product MLREAAWSRLNDGVTGTKNTDTRIAAISALSLLGGQPRAEKLVGNCLHDPDIDVRLAAIVAAGELMKNGSTNVFSNELRSQLNDQDPKVVFTTASTLWKLNDPSGEDVLLAVAEGERSGDYNFWKDSTHQANRTLHSPLALMKIAAQQSVAILVPPVGIGMGAYNYLKGPGGVSPQITAIYQIGKERTNPARIALIEATKTKDPGARLSAAEALSNYRGADVTATLRALMNDDKENVRLTANAAYIRQTTTPGATSPTTKRKK
- a CDS encoding 16S rRNA (uracil(1498)-N(3))-methyltransferase, producing the protein MTRRRWIADTWNKERTEAALTGDQAAHLARVLRAQPGQIFDVVADGFLHRAEVKSVHEDEVVFTLHEEQEAEVALPVHLLLAIFKFDHLEWAIEKATELGAARMTPVLARRTEKHLAQAAAKRVERWRRIVREASQQSRRTDVPEVDDPVTLKQFLPRVDANVKLLLAETEEENTIRAALEAAPANGSIALAIGPEGGWTADEMQLFHDSGWQHVTLGPRILRAETAAIAGLAIAAALRS
- the dnaJ gene encoding molecular chaperone DnaJ, with the translated sequence MAGATVKADYYEVLQVTRTATDQEIKTSYRKLAMQFHPDRNPGDKAAEEKFKECSEAYGILSDPQKRAAYDRYGHAGFGGAASQGGGFPGGFGGFSGDPQDLGDIFGDIFGEMFGGGGGGRRQSRAQRGRDLKYDLTMEFEEAVFGKEQEIKIRRQETCEDCSGTGSANGKQPVTCSQCRGAGQVRYQQGFFSVARPCPKCEGSGVNVTDPCQTCRGESRVGREHTIHVKVPAGVEDGTRIRYQGEGEAGKLGGPAGDLYVELRVKAHKFFQRDGDDLHCVVPVSFPQAAMGDELEIETLEGVAVLKVPEGTQSGRSFRIKGKGVPHLNSHGKGDLIVEVRVQTPNKLTKKQKELLKELSETMKTDNAPQSHGFMDRMKEMFS